The genomic interval TAGGTGCTTCCTTTGTAAGTGGCGTTCAGGAGAATGGAATAGGTGTTTCTCTTAAGCATTTTGTTGCGAATAATCAAGAAAAATTACGACAAGTAATTAGTTCAGAAATTGATGAAAGAGCATTAAGAGAGATTTATTTAACTAGTTTCGAACGAATTATGAAAGAAAAACCATATACTGTGATGTGTTCTTATAACCGAATAAACGGAGAATACGCTAGTGAAAATAAATATTTATTAAATGATATTTTGCGTGATGAATGGGGGTTTGATGGCGTTGTTGTGACAGATTGGGGTGCTTGTAATGACCGTGTATTAGGTCTTGAAAATGGACAAGATCTAGAAATGCCTACAAGTTTTGGGATAAATGATCAATTAATTATTGACGCAGTAAAAAATGGTACCTTAGATGAAAGGGTACTTAATAAAACAGTAGAAAGGCTACTAAACCTAATATATAATTGTAAAAAAAGTCAAAAAGTAATCATAAAAAAAGACCATCATTTATTAGCGAAAGAAGTAGCAGATCAATCGATGGTTCTATTAAAAAATGAAATGTCTATCTTACCAATCAAACCAAATCAATCCATTGGGATAATTGGTGAAATGGCATATATACCACGTTATCAAGGGAGTGGGAGTTCAAAAATTAATCCTATTAAATTAGAAAATGTATGTGATGTTTTATCTAAAAAAAATATAGATTTTACTTATGCTAGAGGGTATTCAATTGATAGTGATGATATAAATCATGAATTATTAATAGAAGCAATTGAAGTAGCTAAAAGTGTAGATGTTCCTATTATTTTTATCGGATTAACAGAAAAATATGAATCAGAAGGATTTGATAGAGAACATATGGACTTACCACAGGCCCATAATCATTTAGTAGAAGAAATCACAAAAATTAATCCCAATGTAGTGATTATTTTATCAGGGGGGTCTCCAGTTACAATGCCTTGGATTAATCATGTAAAAGGGATATTAAATGCTTATTTAGGTGGTGAAAGTGGCGCTTTATCAATCGTTGATATATTGTATGGTAATGTCAATCCTAGCGGGAAATTAGCAGAAACATATCCATTAAAACTAGAACATACGCCTACATTCAATTACTTTCCTGGAGGTAATAATTCTGTATACTATGTAGAAAGTATATATGTTGGTTACAGGTATTATGAAAAGAAAGAACAAGAAGTTTTATTTCCATTTGGCCATGGGTTAAGTTATACAACTTTCTCATATCAAAATCTTAGGTTAAATAAATCTGAGATATTAGAAAATAAATTATTAGAAGTTTCATTTACCATTAAAAATACAGGAATAGTAGCGGGAAAAGAAATTTGTCAATTATATGTAAGAGATATAGAGTCTTCAGTGTTTAAACCAGTGAAAGAACTTAAAGGTTTTGAAAAAATAAATTTATTAGTTGGAGAAGAAAAAAAAATCACCTTTAAATTAGATAAACGTACCTTTGCTTATTATCATATTACCCTTAAAGATTGGGTTGTAGAATCAGGTGACTATGAAATCTGTATAGGTTCTTCATCAAAAGATATTCATTTAAAAACAATTGTTAATATTAAACCTTTAGAAAAAGTTGTTTCACCCTATCAAAACATAGATTTGCATCATTATGAATCTTTAAAACATGGATTTAATAGTGAAACATATGAAATATTATTATCTAGAAAATTACCACCATTAAATAAAAAATTAAAAAGACCTTACACATTTAATTCAACACTAGGTGATGTTTCTCATACTTTTGTAGGGAGAATTATTTTATGGATGGTTAAGAAACAAATAAAAAAAATATCAAAGGATGAATCTACCCGTTTGATGAGAGAACGATCACTTATTGATTTACCATTTAGATCATTAGTTAGTTTCAGTGGTGGGACCTTTAAAAAAGAAATGGCAGATGGATTACTTGAACTAATAAATAGGAGATATATTAAAGTGTTAAGAAAATTATTAAAGCTAAGTAAAAATAAGTTGAGGAGAAAAAGGGATGAATGAGAAAATAAAGATTAAGGAAATAGCATCCTATGGATTAGCGGGAATGGGACAAAACATGGTCTATATTTTGTCTTCATCATTTCTAATGATATTTTATACGGATGTTTTTGGTATTAATGCTCGTACGGTAGGTACATTATTTTTAGTTGCTAGAGTTTGGGATGCCATAAACGATTTTATTATGGGGA from Mycoplasmatota bacterium carries:
- a CDS encoding glycoside hydrolase family 3 C-terminal domain-containing protein; translation: MEIISIIEKMTLEEKASLCSGKNVWETQEINRLSIPSIMMADGPHGLRKQYDKSDNLGNEPSYPSTCFPPAATTACSFDRKLIKQMGEAIAFECRYHDIDIILGPGVNIKRSPLCGRNFEYFSEDPYLSGELGASFVSGVQENGIGVSLKHFVANNQEKLRQVISSEIDERALREIYLTSFERIMKEKPYTVMCSYNRINGEYASENKYLLNDILRDEWGFDGVVVTDWGACNDRVLGLENGQDLEMPTSFGINDQLIIDAVKNGTLDERVLNKTVERLLNLIYNCKKSQKVIIKKDHHLLAKEVADQSMVLLKNEMSILPIKPNQSIGIIGEMAYIPRYQGSGSSKINPIKLENVCDVLSKKNIDFTYARGYSIDSDDINHELLIEAIEVAKSVDVPIIFIGLTEKYESEGFDREHMDLPQAHNHLVEEITKINPNVVIILSGGSPVTMPWINHVKGILNAYLGGESGALSIVDILYGNVNPSGKLAETYPLKLEHTPTFNYFPGGNNSVYYVESIYVGYRYYEKKEQEVLFPFGHGLSYTTFSYQNLRLNKSEILENKLLEVSFTIKNTGIVAGKEICQLYVRDIESSVFKPVKELKGFEKINLLVGEEKKITFKLDKRTFAYYHITLKDWVVESGDYEICIGSSSKDIHLKTIVNIKPLEKVVSPYQNIDLHHYESLKHGFNSETYEILLSRKLPPLNKKLKRPYTFNSTLGDVSHTFVGRIILWMVKKQIKKISKDESTRLMRERSLIDLPFRSLVSFSGGTFKKEMADGLLELINRRYIKVLRKLLKLSKNKLRRKRDE